Proteins from a genomic interval of Kitasatospora kifunensis:
- a CDS encoding serine hydrolase domain-containing protein, giving the protein MAEAAGTDYSAEWIRARETLPTALRWLEGGFERGDHVGIQMSVEVRDGEPLVASAGLAAPDVAMRDDTLGILLCASKPMLAAALVRAMEQGLLALTDPLGRFLPELRETSLGGISLADCVSHSISGSRATAAEPDLFAPLPLAVRLIAETYVLAGAGGTGSVQYLSWPFTLTGRVLENVFGRPLQDVMRQEVFLPLGMTDSWLGMPATTAKQYEAEGRLAVLYDCTGAEPRPKVSPNPEWAIPSAGVRAPSTDIAKFYRELLAAREGRSNDWISQSGAWAMTARHRVGVPEAGSGAMIDFGLGVELESRHYDKFWMSYGPHCAISTFGHKGESCFLSFCDPRTKALVVVFVNGQIEGMAHGQRMFRLAEKIYEDLGLA; this is encoded by the coding sequence ATGGCCGAGGCGGCTGGTACCGACTACTCAGCTGAATGGATCCGAGCTCGCGAGACGCTTCCGACTGCGCTGCGGTGGCTCGAAGGCGGATTCGAACGCGGTGACCACGTCGGAATTCAGATGTCGGTAGAGGTACGCGACGGCGAGCCGCTGGTCGCCTCGGCAGGGCTGGCTGCGCCGGATGTGGCGATGCGGGACGATACGCTCGGCATTCTCCTGTGCGCGTCCAAGCCCATGCTGGCAGCGGCTCTGGTCCGCGCCATGGAGCAGGGGCTGCTGGCGCTCACCGATCCGCTCGGCCGTTTTCTTCCCGAGCTGCGGGAAACCTCTCTCGGCGGGATCTCCCTCGCGGACTGTGTGAGTCATTCGATCTCCGGTTCCAGGGCGACGGCGGCAGAACCGGATCTGTTCGCTCCGTTGCCCCTGGCCGTGCGGCTCATCGCCGAGACGTATGTCCTGGCGGGAGCCGGCGGAACCGGCAGCGTGCAGTATCTGTCCTGGCCGTTCACCCTGACCGGTCGAGTGCTGGAGAACGTCTTCGGCCGGCCACTGCAGGACGTCATGCGGCAGGAGGTCTTCCTTCCTCTGGGAATGACCGACTCCTGGCTGGGAATGCCCGCTACCACGGCAAAGCAGTACGAGGCGGAGGGCCGATTGGCCGTTCTCTACGACTGCACCGGCGCTGAGCCCCGCCCCAAAGTGAGCCCGAATCCGGAGTGGGCGATCCCTTCCGCCGGAGTACGCGCTCCCAGCACCGACATCGCGAAGTTCTACCGGGAGCTGCTTGCCGCGCGCGAGGGCCGCAGCAACGACTGGATCAGCCAGTCGGGTGCCTGGGCCATGACCGCGCGCCATCGCGTCGGTGTGCCGGAAGCCGGCTCTGGAGCCATGATCGATTTCGGACTCGGAGTGGAACTCGAAAGTCGGCACTACGACAAGTTCTGGATGAGCTACGGGCCGCACTGTGCCATCTCGACTTTCGGACACAAGGGTGAGTCCTGCTTCCTCAGCTTCTGCGACCCACGCACGAAAGCACTGGTCGTGGTGTTCGTGAACGGTCAGATCGAGGGTATGGCTCATGGCCAGCGAATGTTCCGGCTGGCCGAGAAAATCTACGAGGATCTGGGCCTGGCATGA
- a CDS encoding aKG-HExxH-type peptide beta-hydroxylase, with translation MTDSATAERVLSDIADYRSARSASLNAKLRALPKAYVESIRLYQEPMLQWTLIHHLYRTALQAAKSSNDDIAHQRLASWLPDAARAGTSVEQFPAVVDKAHTIAVRIGADEAPLNVLDPLAIDHGASIEGSSAVAGSIAVLEHIGYGSIVRNATGAVVLMKRIDFGAEANSWTTTALPGTVYLDWYPNPEILAKEVLHESVHLWLNDAIEARRLTFAPEELYYSPWKERKRSSYAMFHSVAAFSHITNYLAKLHGTTADPMVREYCQIRVDQERDRLSSAYEAIQRTLGAVGDQEIADLIRCEYAEALDGSRPQG, from the coding sequence ATGACCGACTCTGCGACGGCCGAGCGTGTTCTCTCCGACATAGCCGACTACCGGAGTGCCCGCTCCGCCAGTCTGAACGCGAAGCTGCGAGCGCTCCCGAAGGCCTATGTGGAATCCATTCGCCTGTATCAGGAACCCATGCTCCAATGGACGCTGATCCACCACCTCTATCGGACCGCGCTGCAAGCCGCCAAGAGCAGCAACGACGACATCGCGCACCAGCGTCTGGCATCCTGGCTCCCCGATGCAGCGCGAGCCGGGACGTCGGTGGAGCAGTTTCCTGCTGTTGTCGACAAGGCCCACACCATTGCCGTCAGGATCGGCGCGGACGAGGCTCCGCTGAACGTTCTCGATCCCCTGGCGATAGACCATGGCGCATCGATCGAAGGTAGCTCCGCAGTCGCCGGGAGCATCGCCGTTCTGGAGCACATCGGATACGGGAGCATCGTTCGGAACGCGACCGGTGCCGTTGTCCTGATGAAGCGGATCGATTTCGGGGCGGAGGCCAACAGCTGGACGACGACGGCACTTCCTGGGACTGTTTATCTGGACTGGTACCCGAACCCGGAGATCCTGGCCAAGGAAGTCCTGCACGAATCAGTGCATCTCTGGCTCAACGACGCGATCGAGGCACGGCGGCTGACGTTCGCCCCCGAGGAGCTGTACTACTCTCCTTGGAAGGAACGCAAGCGTTCCTCCTATGCGATGTTTCATTCGGTCGCGGCATTCTCGCACATCACGAACTACCTTGCAAAACTGCACGGGACTACCGCCGATCCCATGGTCCGCGAATACTGCCAGATTCGCGTCGACCAAGAACGCGATCGCCTCTCGTCGGCATACGAGGCGATCCAGAGGACTCTCGGCGCCGTGGGCGACCAGGAAATTGCCGACCTGATCCGCTGCGAGTACGCGGAAGCACTGGACGGGTCACGCCCGCAGGGCTGA
- a CDS encoding radical SAM protein, translating into MRLETPKPGDSLGVVLKLPGETCNINCHYCYEKRKPYPGSSSLDPDTLHRFLELLGDRPLSVMLHGGEPLLVGRERIRSLLYVLRERSAPTSLSIQTNGTLLSDRWIDFFEENCPSIELGLSLDGDVEGNAHRVDYRGKPTFDQVVQSLKLLERRGWTCGVIVVVTRKLLGRHEQVIEELMKHPAIKNVKLSPCLDFNVTSKNHRGITGQQIKLLNSGQDLPGWATTPGEYAEFLRGSFRSWRAARGFDRFLLEPFVSIARAARGKVTNFTHFDYRKDPFIVTLYPDGRIGSCDELDMPDGLLGHVDDGISVDQLLARADGGELFGRLISLTQACEGCRVNEICRGGSLPDRLRYAAGGQSAEYCQARVDLIDSTIELMSANGGRQ; encoded by the coding sequence ATGCGATTGGAGACCCCAAAACCGGGCGACAGCCTCGGTGTCGTATTAAAGTTGCCCGGCGAGACGTGCAATATCAACTGCCACTACTGCTATGAGAAACGAAAGCCCTACCCTGGATCGTCATCGCTCGACCCAGACACACTCCACCGCTTTCTTGAACTGCTCGGCGACCGGCCACTGTCCGTGATGCTGCACGGTGGTGAACCCCTACTGGTAGGTCGTGAACGGATTCGGAGCCTCCTCTATGTGCTGCGGGAGCGAAGCGCCCCGACATCGCTCAGCATCCAGACCAATGGAACGCTTCTCAGCGACCGGTGGATAGATTTCTTCGAGGAGAACTGTCCGTCGATCGAACTCGGGCTGAGTCTCGACGGAGACGTCGAGGGGAACGCACACCGCGTCGACTACCGCGGTAAACCAACATTTGATCAGGTTGTGCAGTCTCTGAAGCTGCTGGAGCGCAGGGGCTGGACCTGCGGTGTCATCGTCGTGGTGACGCGGAAGCTCCTCGGTCGCCACGAGCAGGTCATCGAAGAGTTGATGAAGCATCCCGCCATCAAAAACGTCAAATTGTCCCCCTGCCTCGATTTCAACGTGACCTCGAAAAACCATCGCGGTATTACCGGCCAGCAGATCAAGCTGCTCAATTCCGGGCAGGATCTGCCCGGCTGGGCCACCACCCCCGGCGAGTACGCAGAATTCCTCCGGGGGAGCTTCCGGTCCTGGCGCGCGGCCAGAGGATTCGACCGATTCCTTTTGGAGCCCTTCGTCTCGATCGCCCGGGCAGCACGCGGAAAGGTCACCAACTTCACGCACTTCGACTACCGAAAAGATCCGTTCATCGTGACGCTGTACCCCGATGGGCGGATAGGAAGTTGCGACGAGCTGGACATGCCCGACGGCCTACTGGGGCACGTGGACGACGGCATCAGCGTCGATCAGTTGTTGGCCCGGGCCGACGGTGGCGAACTGTTCGGCCGGCTCATCTCCCTGACGCAGGCCTGCGAGGGCTGCCGGGTGAACGAGATCTGCAGGGGCGGGTCCCTCCCCGACCGGCTTCGCTACGCCGCCGGCGGCCAATCGGCCGAGTACTGCCAGGCCAGGGTCGACCTGATTGATTCGACCATCGAACTGATGTCTGCGAATGGAGGTCGACAATGA
- a CDS encoding phosphopantetheine-binding protein — protein sequence MTIDPQGDTGDGVVPSAAQLAARSSSFRIITDRWCAILQESEEYEDYTFFELGGTSVAASHLVLQLWMEFGFRVPLSALFENPTLRQFRDHMASTLAEEEIRGG from the coding sequence ATGACCATTGATCCCCAGGGTGACACCGGTGACGGTGTAGTGCCGTCCGCCGCTCAACTGGCGGCTAGATCAAGCTCGTTCCGGATCATCACCGACCGCTGGTGCGCGATTCTCCAGGAGAGCGAGGAGTACGAGGACTACACCTTCTTCGAGCTCGGTGGGACATCTGTCGCAGCGTCTCACCTGGTCCTGCAACTATGGATGGAGTTCGGCTTTCGGGTGCCGCTCTCGGCGCTGTTCGAGAATCCGACGCTTCGTCAGTTCCGGGATCATATGGCATCTACCCTCGCCGAAGAGGAAATCCGGGGAGGCTAG
- a CDS encoding ADP-ribosylglycohydrolase family protein — translation MTSPRHAAASLDGLVMGDAFGDSWFTRSEENAEEQWAARSLRPEPWPWTDDSAMAFVLFAHLTTHGEVQPASLAAEFAAAYELDPGRKYGPSMHGVLRSIGAGEDWRAVTTAQFGGQGSYGNGAAMRVAPLGAWFRDDLAAAGEQARLSALATHAHPEAVAGAVAVAIAAGLTAAGEGQDAPPRAEFLREVASYVPDSDVRSGLLVAANFAEHTSVRHAASVLGSGRLISAPDTVPFALWSAAGHLDELSEALWQTVAGWGDRDTTCAIAGGVVAARTGTGGLPVAWLRAREDIPAWSRWTPLDIA, via the coding sequence ATGACCAGTCCGCGGCACGCCGCCGCCAGCCTGGACGGCCTTGTGATGGGCGATGCGTTCGGCGACAGCTGGTTCACCCGCTCCGAGGAGAACGCCGAGGAGCAGTGGGCCGCGCGGAGCCTGCGTCCGGAGCCATGGCCGTGGACGGACGACTCCGCGATGGCGTTCGTCCTCTTCGCCCATCTGACGACCCATGGGGAGGTCCAGCCGGCCAGCCTGGCAGCGGAGTTCGCCGCCGCGTACGAGCTCGACCCGGGCCGTAAGTACGGTCCGTCGATGCACGGTGTGCTGCGCAGTATCGGCGCGGGCGAGGACTGGCGGGCCGTGACCACGGCGCAGTTCGGCGGGCAGGGTTCCTACGGCAACGGCGCCGCAATGCGGGTCGCCCCGTTGGGTGCCTGGTTCCGGGACGATCTGGCGGCTGCCGGCGAGCAGGCCCGGCTGTCCGCGCTGGCCACGCACGCTCACCCGGAGGCGGTCGCGGGCGCGGTGGCCGTGGCGATCGCCGCGGGGCTGACCGCCGCCGGTGAGGGCCAGGACGCGCCGCCGCGCGCCGAGTTCCTGCGGGAGGTCGCCTCGTACGTGCCGGACAGTGACGTGCGCTCCGGGCTGCTGGTGGCCGCGAACTTCGCCGAGCACACCTCGGTTCGCCATGCGGCGTCCGTGTTGGGCTCGGGCAGGCTTATCTCGGCCCCGGACACGGTGCCGTTCGCGCTGTGGTCCGCCGCCGGGCACCTGGACGAGCTGTCCGAGGCGCTGTGGCAGACCGTGGCCGGATGGGGTGACCGCGACACCACCTGCGCGATCGCGGGAGGCGTCGTCGCGGCCCGCACCGGCACCGGTGGGCTTCCCGTCGCCTGGCTCCGGGCCCGCGAGGATATCCCTGCCTGGAGCCGGTGGACACCGCTGGACATTGCTTAA
- a CDS encoding helix-turn-helix transcriptional regulator yields MNDVTALLGRDAILLRCRAGLAGAGAVLLTGPGGIGKSAVLDAIAAEACAAGTLVLRSGSSAMEAELPYLALYDLFACSLAEQDELDGALEGGPGDGPHAGLIAPHLRTVLDVALLRAPVGDQVGDWSPDRSADQLAVRVAVLELLRALAARRPVLLVLDDAHCLDPESARVLAFAARRLSGHRVQVLATERLADGAEPSCLDLLPGPVTELGLNPLPPAVIDELLCVRGRLTPSDPVTERIRLASGGNPGYALELAQAARRLPTAIRADDPLPVPRRLHVPLADRLATLPRVTREALLHLGAAGQLPPHPCADRQALSPALAAGVLIHGPGGEPRFAHPLLREFVYANATPEERRQCHARLAEALEDPLERARHRALACPEPDPDLAAELATAARIAVDRGAPALAAELSRLAAERTADQPELAAERLLAAARHAHDAGQVEVAEQACVAVLRTANRAARVGARLLLVQLAGGDRAAVPALLDAAQADAGESPRLRAAVQLHRAEHALSTGQCDLGLAELAEAERHAEHSGDPEQQIEVIALRAPIEMQLRPERVLPSLRHAAALAAGRPAAALTAASIQVRCCRVVWLLRAGSVPEALAEVDGLRRDVEGAGRVKDLADVLHLVASVNERAGRCAQAYQAGLHGGRLRRELGPTPAPGLVLSAAAQLNGGTVERATELASAAVRAAEAAGDTEWAAYAVGLLGRADLLGNRFARAADHLGQCRSLLRGLGYTDPALFLVDADLVEALSATGAAAQAWQALEEATAEAARLDRQVLRLGLARARAVLTARDGDPRGAADELRAELPRSHPYPLERARALLTLGELERRARRRAAARADLRAAAEAFAAAHCLPWLAHAQERLARLDGLDGPAPALSELETRIVELVRGGATNRQIAASLHVSVKSVEGSLTRLYRRFGVRDRIELTSRRLAS; encoded by the coding sequence ATGAACGACGTGACGGCTCTCCTGGGTCGCGATGCGATCCTGCTGCGTTGCCGGGCTGGACTCGCGGGCGCGGGCGCGGTGCTGCTGACCGGGCCGGGTGGGATCGGGAAGTCCGCGGTGCTCGACGCCATCGCCGCCGAGGCCTGCGCGGCGGGCACGCTGGTGTTGCGCAGCGGCTCCTCGGCGATGGAGGCCGAGCTGCCGTACCTCGCGCTCTACGACCTGTTCGCCTGCTCGCTCGCGGAGCAGGATGAGCTGGACGGCGCGCTGGAAGGCGGGCCGGGGGATGGGCCGCATGCGGGGCTGATAGCCCCGCACCTGCGGACGGTACTGGACGTCGCGCTGCTGCGCGCGCCAGTCGGCGACCAGGTCGGTGACTGGTCCCCCGATCGGTCGGCGGACCAACTCGCCGTCCGGGTCGCCGTGCTGGAGCTGCTGCGGGCGCTGGCCGCGCGCCGTCCGGTGCTGCTGGTCCTGGATGACGCGCACTGCCTGGATCCGGAGAGCGCCCGGGTGCTCGCCTTCGCGGCTCGCCGGCTCAGTGGGCATCGGGTCCAGGTGCTGGCGACCGAGCGGCTCGCCGACGGCGCCGAGCCCAGCTGCCTCGACCTGCTGCCAGGGCCCGTGACCGAACTCGGGCTGAACCCGCTGCCGCCCGCCGTCATCGATGAACTGCTCTGTGTCCGGGGCCGGTTGACGCCGAGCGATCCGGTCACCGAGCGGATCAGGCTGGCCAGCGGCGGCAATCCTGGCTACGCCCTCGAACTCGCCCAGGCAGCACGGCGGTTGCCGACCGCGATCCGTGCCGATGATCCGCTGCCGGTGCCGCGAAGACTCCACGTCCCGCTTGCCGACCGGCTCGCGACGCTGCCGCGCGTGACTCGCGAAGCGTTACTGCATCTGGGCGCCGCCGGCCAGCTGCCACCCCACCCCTGCGCCGACCGGCAGGCGCTCTCACCCGCGCTCGCCGCCGGTGTGCTGATCCACGGACCAGGGGGCGAGCCGCGGTTCGCCCACCCGCTGCTCCGTGAGTTCGTCTACGCCAACGCGACCCCTGAGGAGCGGCGGCAGTGCCACGCCCGCCTCGCCGAAGCGCTGGAGGACCCACTGGAGCGCGCCCGGCACCGCGCCCTGGCCTGCCCCGAGCCCGACCCGGACCTCGCGGCCGAGCTGGCGACCGCGGCGCGCATCGCCGTCGACCGTGGTGCTCCCGCGCTCGCCGCCGAGCTGTCCCGGCTCGCCGCCGAACGAACCGCGGACCAGCCCGAATTGGCTGCCGAGCGGTTGCTTGCTGCGGCTCGGCACGCCCACGACGCCGGCCAGGTCGAAGTGGCCGAGCAGGCCTGCGTCGCGGTCCTGCGCACCGCCAACCGGGCGGCCCGGGTGGGCGCGCGGCTGCTCCTGGTGCAACTCGCCGGCGGTGACCGGGCGGCGGTGCCCGCGCTGCTCGACGCGGCGCAGGCCGACGCGGGCGAGTCCCCGCGGCTTCGCGCCGCCGTCCAACTGCACCGGGCGGAGCACGCGCTGAGCACCGGGCAGTGTGACCTGGGGCTGGCCGAACTCGCCGAGGCCGAGCGCCACGCGGAGCACAGCGGTGATCCGGAGCAGCAGATCGAGGTGATCGCGTTGCGCGCCCCGATCGAGATGCAGCTGCGCCCCGAACGGGTGCTGCCCTCGCTGCGGCATGCCGCAGCGCTCGCCGCGGGCCGCCCGGCCGCGGCGCTGACCGCGGCCTCGATCCAGGTCCGCTGCTGTCGGGTGGTCTGGCTGCTGCGCGCTGGTTCGGTGCCCGAGGCGCTTGCGGAGGTCGACGGACTGCGCCGGGACGTGGAGGGCGCGGGACGGGTCAAGGATCTGGCCGACGTCCTGCATCTGGTCGCCTCGGTGAACGAGCGTGCCGGGCGCTGTGCCCAGGCCTACCAGGCCGGCCTGCACGGGGGGCGGCTGCGCCGGGAGTTGGGGCCGACCCCGGCCCCCGGCCTGGTGCTCAGCGCGGCCGCCCAACTCAACGGCGGCACCGTCGAGCGCGCCACCGAACTGGCCTCGGCCGCCGTCCGCGCCGCCGAGGCGGCTGGTGACACCGAGTGGGCGGCTTACGCGGTGGGCCTGTTGGGCCGTGCCGATCTGCTGGGCAACCGCTTTGCCCGGGCCGCCGACCACCTCGGCCAATGCCGTTCGTTGCTGCGCGGCCTCGGCTACACCGATCCGGCGCTCTTCCTGGTGGACGCCGACCTGGTGGAAGCGCTCTCCGCCACGGGCGCGGCCGCGCAGGCCTGGCAGGCGCTGGAGGAGGCCACGGCGGAGGCCGCCCGGCTGGACCGGCAGGTGCTGCGGCTCGGGCTGGCCAGGGCTCGTGCGGTGCTGACGGCTCGCGACGGCGATCCGCGCGGAGCCGCCGACGAGCTGCGCGCCGAGTTGCCCCGCTCGCACCCCTACCCACTGGAACGCGCTCGCGCGCTGCTCACCCTTGGCGAACTGGAGCGGCGGGCCAGGCGCCGGGCGGCGGCCCGGGCGGATCTGCGGGCGGCCGCCGAGGCGTTCGCCGCCGCGCACTGCCTGCCCTGGCTGGCTCATGCCCAGGAACGACTGGCCCGATTGGACGGCTTGGACGGTCCCGCACCCGCGCTGAGCGAGCTGGAGACCCGGATCGTCGAGCTGGTGCGCGGCGGCGCCACCAACCGGCAGATCGCCGCCTCCCTGCACGTCTCGGTCAAGTCGGTGGAGGGCAGCCTGACCAGGCTCTACCGCCGGTTCGGCGTGCGCGACCGGATCGAGCTGACGAGCCGTCGACTGGCGAGTTGA
- a CDS encoding aminotransferase-like domain-containing protein, with amino-acid sequence MTELTATLTTLALAELHGSLADPALESMNFLNEVAGRYPEALSLAAGRPYEEFFDLADIQRYLNRYERYLTEDRGLSAAQVRRAFFQYGRTKGIIHELVARNLSVDEGISVDPESIVVTVGCQEAMFLVLRALRRDERDVVLAVAPTYVGLTGAAKLVDMPVLTVAGGPGGVDLADLTATVHQARAQGLRPRACYLLADHSNPSGLSLDLPTRHALLELAEREDLLLLEDNPYGVFASSPEDRPPTLKALDTRHRVVYLSSYAKTGLPGARVGFVVADQLVANGSDGGSDATPSLLADELAKLKSMLTVNTAPIAQAVIAGKLLTYDGSLVKANEREIALYRENLARLLSGLAQAFPADSGVEWNTPSGGFFLVVSVPFEVDDALLETSARDYGLLWTPMHHFTQDPQARRQLRLAVSLLTPEQVDEGLRRLTRLIADRLG; translated from the coding sequence GTGACCGAACTGACCGCCACGCTCACCACGTTGGCCCTCGCCGAGCTGCACGGCTCACTCGCCGATCCGGCACTGGAGTCGATGAACTTCCTCAACGAGGTCGCGGGCCGCTACCCCGAGGCACTCTCGCTGGCCGCCGGGCGGCCGTACGAGGAGTTCTTCGACCTCGCCGACATCCAGCGCTATCTGAACCGCTACGAGAGATATCTGACGGAGGATCGGGGGCTGTCGGCGGCGCAGGTCCGACGTGCCTTCTTCCAGTACGGCCGCACCAAGGGCATCATCCACGAGCTGGTGGCGCGCAACCTCTCGGTGGACGAGGGGATTTCGGTCGACCCGGAGTCGATCGTGGTGACGGTCGGCTGCCAGGAGGCGATGTTCCTGGTGCTGCGCGCGCTGCGGCGCGACGAGCGGGATGTCGTGCTGGCCGTGGCGCCCACGTACGTGGGCCTGACGGGCGCGGCGAAGCTGGTGGACATGCCGGTGCTGACGGTGGCCGGCGGGCCGGGCGGGGTGGACCTGGCGGACCTGACCGCCACCGTCCACCAGGCTCGCGCCCAGGGCCTGCGACCGCGCGCCTGCTACCTGCTGGCCGACCACTCCAACCCCTCGGGCCTGAGCCTCGATCTGCCGACCCGGCACGCGCTGCTCGAACTGGCCGAGCGCGAGGACCTGTTGCTCCTGGAGGACAACCCCTACGGTGTCTTCGCCAGTTCGCCCGAGGACCGGCCGCCGACGCTGAAAGCACTGGACACCCGACATCGGGTGGTCTACCTCAGCTCCTACGCCAAGACCGGACTGCCGGGCGCCCGGGTCGGGTTCGTGGTCGCCGACCAGCTGGTGGCGAACGGGAGTGACGGCGGATCAGATGCCACCCCGTCGCTGCTGGCCGACGAGCTGGCCAAGTTGAAGAGCATGCTGACGGTCAACACCGCGCCGATCGCGCAGGCCGTGATCGCCGGCAAGCTGCTGACGTACGACGGCAGCCTGGTGAAGGCCAACGAACGCGAGATCGCGCTCTACCGGGAGAACCTCGCCCGCCTGCTCTCCGGCCTGGCGCAGGCGTTCCCCGCCGACTCGGGGGTCGAGTGGAACACCCCCAGCGGTGGCTTCTTCCTGGTGGTGAGCGTGCCCTTCGAGGTGGACGACGCGCTGCTCGAGACCTCGGCGCGCGACTACGGTCTCCTGTGGACCCCGATGCACCACTTCACCCAGGACCCGCAGGCGCGACGCCAACTGCGCCTCGCGGTCAGTCTGCTGACGCCGGAACAGGTGGACGAGGGCCTGCGTCGGCTGACCAGGCTGATCGCCGACCGACTGGGCTGA
- a CDS encoding alpha-hydroxy acid oxidase codes for MNSSKTEGSGETALCLADIERRARAVLPPGVWDFVAGGAGDEATLRANRAALDEIFLVPRILRDVSARSTGCRLVDSQAALPIAVAPVAYHRLAHPDGELATARAAAKAGVPFTAATLSSYPIEEITATGADTWFQLYWLRDPGHRRELVQRAEQAGCSALVLTVDVPWMGRRLRDVRNAFALPPEVVAANLTEAAGSAAHRAAAGDSAVATHTAMAFAPELTWSDVEELRSVTRLPIVLKGVLAPEDAVLAARAGASAVVVSNHGGRQLDGAVPAVQLVGEVREAVGDDCQVLLDGGIRSGLDVLRALARGAEGVLVGRPLIWGLAAAGESGAQRVLDLLATELDDALGLAGCASTAEARTLRTVIRSRSLESL; via the coding sequence GTGAACAGCAGCAAGACGGAAGGCAGCGGCGAGACCGCCCTCTGCCTGGCCGACATCGAACGCCGGGCCCGCGCCGTACTGCCCCCCGGGGTCTGGGACTTCGTGGCCGGCGGCGCCGGCGACGAGGCAACCTTGCGGGCCAACCGCGCCGCGCTGGACGAGATCTTCCTGGTCCCGCGCATCCTGCGGGACGTCTCCGCACGCTCCACCGGATGCCGACTGGTCGACTCCCAGGCCGCACTACCGATCGCCGTGGCACCCGTTGCCTACCACCGACTCGCGCACCCTGACGGCGAGTTGGCCACCGCGCGGGCCGCCGCGAAGGCCGGGGTGCCGTTCACCGCGGCCACCCTGAGCAGCTACCCGATCGAGGAGATCACGGCGACCGGCGCCGACACCTGGTTCCAGCTCTACTGGCTGCGCGACCCGGGCCACCGCCGGGAGCTGGTCCAGCGAGCCGAACAAGCGGGCTGCAGCGCGCTGGTGCTGACCGTGGACGTGCCCTGGATGGGCCGACGACTGCGCGACGTGCGCAATGCCTTCGCGCTGCCGCCCGAGGTGGTGGCCGCCAACCTGACCGAGGCCGCCGGATCCGCCGCGCACCGCGCAGCGGCGGGCGACTCCGCGGTCGCCACGCACACCGCGATGGCCTTCGCACCCGAGCTGACCTGGTCGGACGTTGAGGAGCTGCGCTCGGTCACCCGGCTGCCGATCGTCCTCAAGGGCGTGCTGGCCCCCGAGGACGCCGTGCTCGCCGCCCGCGCGGGAGCCAGTGCCGTGGTCGTCTCCAACCACGGCGGTCGGCAACTGGACGGCGCGGTACCGGCCGTGCAGCTGGTCGGCGAGGTCCGCGAGGCGGTCGGCGACGACTGCCAGGTGCTGCTCGACGGCGGCATCCGCAGCGGCCTGGACGTGCTGCGCGCGCTGGCCCGTGGAGCTGAGGGCGTGCTGGTCGGCCGCCCGCTGATCTGGGGCCTGGCGGCGGCCGGTGAGAGCGGCGCACAGCGGGTCCTCGACCTGCTGGCCACGGAGTTGGACGATGCGCTCGGCCTGGCCGGCTGCGCCTCGACCGCCGAGGCCCGCACCCTTCGCACCGTCATCCGCTCCCGCTCCCTGGAGTCCCTGTGA